Within the Pseudomonas orientalis genome, the region CCCAGGGCCTGACGCAGAATCGAGAACACGATGATGATCCGCGTAAAGCTGGTCATCAGCATGACGAACGCCGGGATAAAACTCAGCGCGGTCATGATCAGCAGGATCTGCAGGCTGACCGAGTATTCCTGCGCGCCGGCCGCATTGGTGCCCAGGGTAATCGCCGGGATCGACAACGGATCGGCGCCCAGTGCCATCGGTGCGGCCAGCAACAGCATGAGCGTCAATAAAACGCGCATTACTTCTTATCCTTCTGATCCTTGCCCAGCAATTCCATCAGGCGCTGGGCGAATTCTGGTGTGGCGGCCCCGGTCGTGGCCGCGTCCACCGGGGTCTTGAGTACGTGCAACGGGGTGATGCGCCCGGGGGTGATGCCGAGCAGGATCTGCTCCTCGCCCACCTGCACCAGCACCAGCCGGTCCCGCGGGCCGAGGGCACGCGAGCCGACCAGCTCGATCACCTGGGCATTGCCCGGGCCGATACGCTGCACGCGGCGCATCAGCCAGGCCAGCACAAAGATCAGGCCGATCACCAGCAACAGGCCGAGCAGCAATTGCGTCAACTGCCCGCCGACGCTGCCGACCGCAGGGGCCGCCGCCGCTTGCGCGACCGGCTCGGCCGCCAGCGCGCTCAATGGCAGCGCCAGCCACAGTCCTGCCATCGAGTACTTCATTTCAGCGCAACTTCTTGATGCGTTCGCTCGGGCTGATCACGTCGGTCAGACGGATGCCGAACTTCTCATTGACCACCACCACCTCGCCATGGGCGATCAGCGTGCCGTTGACCAGCACGTCCAACGGCTCGCCGGCCAGGCGGTCCAGCTCGATCACCGAGCCCTGGTTGAGCTGCAGCAGGTTGCGGATGTTGATTTCGGTGCTGCCCACTTCCATGGAAATCGACACCGGAATATCCAGGATCACATCCAGGTTCGGGCCGTCGAGGCTCACCGGATCGTTGTTTTTCGGCACGCCGCCGAATTCTTCCATCTGCAGGCGCTTGCCGGCCGGCGCGGAGGCGGCGTCGGCGGCCAGCAGCGCATCGATGTCGTCCTGGCCGACATCGCCGGTTTCTTCCAGGGCCGCAGCCCACTCGTCAGCCAGGGCCTGGTCTTCGGCGGAAGTGTTTTCGTGTTCGGTAGCCATTACTTGTCCTCGGCGTAGCAAAAATGAATGTTGATCAGCGGCGGTTGATCGGTTCGATCACTTGCAACGCCAGGTTGCCTTTGTGAGAGCCGAGCTTGACCTTGAACGACGGCACGCCGTTGGCGCGCATGATCAGTTCTTCCGGCAACTCCACGGGGATCACGTCCCCCGGCTGCATGTGCAGGATGTCACGCAGGCGCAACTGCCGACGGGCGACGGTGGCGCTCAGGGGCACATCGACGTCCAGCAGGTCTTCGCGCAGAGCCTTGACCCAGCGTTCGTCCTGGTCGTCGAGGTCGGACTGGAAACCGGCATCGAGCATTTCGCGCACCGGCTCGATCATCGAGTACGGCATGGTCACGTGCAGGTCGCCGCCACCGCCATCGAGTTCAATGTGGAAGGTGGAGACCACAATGGCTTCGCTCGGCCCGACGATGTTGGCCATGGCCGGGTTCACTTCCGAGTTGATGTACTCGAAATTGACTTCCATGACCGCCTGCCAGGCTTCCTTCAGGTCGATGAAGGCCTGTTCCAGCACCATGCGCACCACGCGCAGTTCGGTAGGCGTGAACTCACGGCCTTCGATCTTGGCGTGACGGCCGTCGCCGCCGAAGAAGTTGTCCACCAACTTGAACACCAGTTTGGCGTCAAGGATGAACAGCGCGGTGCCACGCAACGGCTTGATCTTGACCAGGTTGAGGCTGGTGGGCACGTACAGCGAGTGCACGTATTCACCGAACTTCATCACCTGCACGCCACCCACCGCCACGTCCGCCGAGCGGCGCAGCATATTGAACATGCTGATGCGGGTGTAGCGGGCGAAACGTTCGTTGATCATTTCCAGGGTCGGCATGCGTCCACGGACGATGCGATCCTGGCTGGTCAGGTCGTAACTTTTGACGCTGCCGGGCTCGGCAGCCATTTCGGTCTGTACCAGACCATCGTCCACACCATGCAGCAGCGCGTCGATTTCATCCTGGGACAGCAGGTCTTGCACGGCCATGTCGTGATCCTACTGCAATACGAAGTTAGTGAAGAGCGCCTGCTCGACCACGACTTTGCCCAGCTCTTTCTGGGCCACTTCCTGCACGCTGGCAGTGACCTTCTGGCGCAGCATTTCCTGGCCCACCGGCGTGGCCAGGCTGTCGAAGCTCTGGCCCGAGAACAGCATCACCAGGTTGTTGCGGATCACCGGCATGTGCACTTTGAGCGCGTCCAGGTCCGCCTGGTTGCGCGCCAGCAAGGTGATGCTCACCTGCAAGTAGCGTTGGCGACCGTTCTGATTGTAGTTGGCGACAAAGGCCGGCAGCATCGGTTCGAAGATTGCCGGTTGCTTGACGTTAGTGGCGGTGTCGGCGGCGGGTGCCGGTTTGCTTGCACTGCTGTGCATGATGTACCAGGTGCCGCCAACCGAGGCGCCAATGGCCAGGAGCAGGCCCAGCACAATCAGCAGGATCAGCTTGAGCTTGCCTTTGCCTGCGGGGGGAGTTGCTGCGTCGTCGCTCTTCGCCATGCCAATAATCCGTCACTATTCGGGGATTCATAGATCTACGGATAGGCAAGAGCAAGTGTTATGCCAGAGTTGTCTGACACCAGGACAACACAAATCAAATGTGGGAGGGGGCTTGCTCCCGATGGTGGTGTATCAGCAACAGATTTGTTGGCTGACACACTGCTATCGGGGGCAAGCCCCCTCCCACATCGGGTTCTCTATTTGACTCGGGTCAAGCGTAGTAGTCGACGGCGCTGGAGCCGATCACTGTCTGAGTCACCGGCGCGACTGCCTCGGCCACCTCCACTTGGCCGCCGCTGTCGCCACCGCGTCCTGCGCTGGCGCTCACACCCCGCGCCTGGCCCTGCTGTTGCTGCTGCTCCTGCCCCCGAGACTGGTCGGACACGTTCACATCCACTTGCCCCATGCCTTGCTGGGCGAACATCTCGCGCAGGCGGCCGGACTGGCTTTCCAGCGCTTCACGCACCACGGCATGGCCGCTCATGAAACTCACTTGAGCCTGCTGGTCGGGCGTCATGTTGACCTTGATATCCAGGCGCCCCAGTTCGGCCGGCTGCAATTGGATTTCGGCCGATTTGAGGCTGGCACTGGAGAGGTACATTACGCGGTTGACCACTTCTTCGGTCCAGCCGCTCTGGTGCATGGCCAGCGGGGCGTTGACTACCTGTGGCAAGGCGTTGGCGGTTTTCGGCGTGGCGGCCTGGGTCAGCGCGGCCAGGCGGTTGGCAAAGTCGTCGACACGGGTGTCGCTGCCGGCGTCCTTGAGGTCCTTGAGGCCGTCATCGATCAGCGCGCCAAAGGCTTTGTCGCCGCCCTGCTCGGTGCTGTCCTTGGTGGCTTGCTGGTCAACCATCGTGGCCAGGCCGGCCGCGAAATTCTGCGCGGCGGTCGGTTGATCCTGGGGCGTGGTGGGCGCCGCTTTCTGCGGTGCCTGGCTGCTGGCGGACACATGGCCGCCCTGCTCCATCGCCAGGCGCACGGCAGGCATGGCGTCCAGCGGGTCGGCTGCGGGGTCGAACGCCGGCGGCTTGGCCTCATTGATCACGGCGACGGCGGCAGCCACCGGTTGAGGCGTGTCGTCCTCCACGGCCACCGCAGGTGCCGGGGTTTGCAGCGGGACGGCGACGGGTGTGACCGTGGCGATCAAGGCCGGATCCACCGGCGCATCCGTCGCGGGCTGTTGCGTCAGGGACGGGTCGGCGGGTGTGTCGTCGGCCGCGTCGTCAGTATCGGACGGCTTGACAGGCAAGGGATTGCCGCTATCGGCAAGCGCCGGCGTGCTGGCGGCAGAGGTGTCGTCCGCCGCTGCAGGCGCCGATTTACCCGAGGCGCTGTCGGTTTTCAGCGCCGGTTTGGCGCCCTGGTTGGCGAACACTTGAGCGAAGCCAGGGCCCTTGTCCCGTGGGTCCGCAGCCGCTGCCGCAGGGGTGGCGGCAGGCGCTTGAGGCTTGGCCGCAGGGGCAGCCTGAAGGAGCGAATTGGGGGCGACTGGCATAGGTAAAGGTCTCCACTGCATGGGGGTCGGGGATGCAGTATCAGGAGATAGAGCAAAAGTCGGGCCAGGTTTGCAGCGAAGGCTCACGCACTGAAACGCTGGCGCTCCGATTCATACATCGGCTTGACCAGCGCGAACTCAAGATCAATCTGATCAACCAACGCACCCAGATTGGAGGCGGGCTCGACCGACTCAAGCTCCAACCGCTGACACAACTGCGCCAGGCGCACCGCGCCCAGGTTGCCACTGCTGCCCTTGAAGCTATGCGCTATGCGCCCCAGCGCCTTGGCATCGTCGCGCGCCTTGCGCAAAGCGGTGACGCGCTCCTGGGAATCATGAAGGAAGGTATCCAGCAATTTCGGGTACTCGTCCTCCATCACTTCCTTTAAACCTGACAACACGTCCGGGTCCAGATGTAGATCAACCACTTGCTCGCTCCTTGATCAAGAATTGATGGATTATGCCAGAGCCTTCCAGCAAAACTCCACGCAGACGCAGCGCCCGCCATCGGACCAGCGTACGTCGCCGCTCAGTTGACGCACCAGGTTCAAGCCGCGGCCGGACAGACGGTCAGCATCCTGCGGCCGCGCCAGCACCTCGTCAACATCGAAGCCAGGTCCGCTGTCCTCGACACGTAGCGTCATTTTGCCGCCCTGCGCAGTCGGGGACACCTGCACATGCACCCGGATATGGCCGCTGTTCAAGTGCGCCAGCCGCTCATTACGCAGGCGGTAGTACTGCGCAAACCCATCGGCATCGCGCTTGAGCTGTGAATCCAGCCCCAGTACGCCATGTTCGAGGGCATTGGCATACAGCTCGGCCATCACCGTGTAGAGCGCGCCGCTCTGCTCACGCAGGCCGTGGACCTCCAACAGCAATTGCAGCAGATACGGCAATGGGTTGTAGCGCCTGAGGGTCTGCGCGCGAAATTCGAAACTCACCGACCAATTCAGCGGGCACGACTGGCCACTGTCGGAATACATCGGTTCGGCCACACGGACCGGTTGGCCGGACAGCAAAGTGATTTCAACCATGCTGACGTCGTCCCGTGCCTCACCGCGAAAGGCCGCCAGCGCCTGCTCGATCTCCTCGAACAAGCGGTCGGGCTCGCGGTTGGCGGCAAACACCTGCTGCAAACGTTCGGCGCCGAACAGCTGGTCATTGGCATCGGCGGTGTCCAGCACCCCGTCGGAAAGCAGGAACACACGGTCGCCCAGGGCCATTGGCCAGACTTCGGTGCTGTCATCGAATGCCTGGGCCGACAGCACGCCCAACGGCAGATGCCGCGACATCAACGGCGTGCGCTTGCCGGTGGCGACCTCATGCACATAGCCCTCGGGCATGCCGCCGTTCCACACCTCCACCACGCGCCGCTCGGTGCTCAGGCACAGCAGGGTGGCGCAGCAGAACATGTCCACCGGCAGGATGCGCTTGAGCTTGGCGTTCATCTCGCGCAGGGTCTGCGTCAGCCCATAGCCCTTGGCGGTCATGCCATAGAACACTTCGGCCAGGGGCATGGCACCGATGGCCGCCGGCAAACCATGGCCGGTGAAATCGCCGAGCAACACGTGCATGTCGCCGGACGGCGTATAAGCGGCCAGCAACAGGTCCCCATTGAACAGCGCATAAGGCGATTGCAGGTAGCGGATATTCGGCGCCGCGTTGATGCACCCCGAATGCGCGACCTTGTCGAACACGGCCTTGGCGGCGCGCTGTTCATGTAATAGGTAATCATTGTGCCGGGCGATCTGGTCACGCTGCTGCAGCACCGTGGCCTGTAATCGCCGCAGACGGTCCATGGCGTTGATCTTGGCGGCCAGGATCAGCTGGTTGTAGGGCTTGGGCAAAAAATCGTCGCCGCCGGCATCCAGGCACTCGGCCAGTGCGGCGCTTTCGCGCAGGGAGGTCAGGAAGATGATGGGGACCAACTGCTCGCCCGCCAACTGCTTGATCCAGCGCGCGGCGAGAAAACCATCCATCACCGGCATCATCGCGTCCATCAATACCAGCTGCGGACGCTCGCGCGCAAACAGCTCAACGGCCTGCTCGCCATTGGTGGCGGTGAGCACATGGTGACCCTGACGCCGCACGATGGTCGACAACAACAGCAAGTCGGCGGCACTGTCTTCGGCAATCAGGATGGTCAGCGGCTCGGATAAGGGGGCCAGGACTCTCACGATATATCGAACAACTTGTCGAAATTGGAAATGGCGAGGATTTTGCGCACGTCGTGGCTGCTGTTGCTGACGTGCACTTGCGACTCATCGCCACCGGCATGGTCCCGGAGCAGCAGGAGCATGCCCAGGGCCGAGCTGTCCATGTAGGTGGTTTCCTTAAGATCAACCACATACAACTCGGGCACCTTGTAGTAACGCTCGTAGGCATCGCGAAATGCCTGGTGGCTGCCGAAATCGAACCGGCCCTTGATTGAGATCGTCAACTTCTTCCCGTCCAGGGATACTTCTGACTCGATTGACATGTGACTGCTTCCTTGTCATGGGTCTGTGCAACAAGGTGTAGCAGGCGAACTCGATCTGAGCAACACAGCCGTTCAAATGTGGGAGGGGGCTTGCCCCTGATTGCGGTGCATCAGTCAAAAATATTGAGACTGACACACCGCTATCAGGGCATAGGTATCTACACAATTTTGGTGCGACACCGCACCTGTGGCGAGGGAGCTAACGCGTATCTACCTGACGCTCCGAGGTCCAAATGTGGGAGGGGGCTTGCCCCCGATGGCGGCCTCCGGGCCGACCAGGATGTTGGATCAGATCGAGTACATATCCATTCTTTAGGTAACGGCCACTTAGGGTTCCGCCCTGACGGCGGGTCACTTTGGAAAAGCCCCAAAGTAACCAAAGGGCTCTTGCCCCACCACTCGGCACCTCGCCCAGGCTCGGTGTGCCCGAACGCAGGCTTGAATCCGTGGGCCGCCGCAATGGGCCATCCCTGGCCCAGTGCGGCTAACCCGGCGTCCTGCCGGGTTGCCCACGGATTCAAGCCTGCGTTCGGCCAGCGTGGTTTAACGGGGCGCCTAGGATCAAAAGCAGATCAAGATCAAGAGCGACTCGCTTCGCATCGTGGTTACGGTTGGGCGCTGCTGAGTTGTGTAGATACCTATGTCCCGATTGCCGAGTATCAGTCACTGCATCTTTTGACTGACACACCGCCATCGGGGGCAAGCCCCCTCCCACATTTTTTCCTGCTGCGTTGGTTAGAACTGTTCCTGGCGGGGAAGGCGTTGGGACAATTCATCCAGCAACTTTTGCTCGCGTTTGTCTTCAATTGCCCGCGCTTCGTCGATATAACGCTGCACCAGCTTGCGCAACCCTTCGACGCGGGCGAACGCCGCCTGCCAGCTTTCGCGGGCTTTATCGAGGTTGTTCTGGTGCCAGGCAAGGCTCTGGCGCTGCTGGCCGACGGCGGTTTCCAGCTGATTGAGAAAGCCCTGGTACCCCATCAGCCACTGGCCCGACACGCCCTTGCTGCCGCGCTCGATCCACTGCTGTTGGTACTCAAGGCGAAAGCGCTCCAGGTCGCCCAGCTTGCTTTCCGCCAGGCGCACCTGGCCCTGGAAATACCCCAGGCGCTGCACGGCGGCTTTTTCGGCCTTTTCGGCCATGTCCACCACCGGGGCCAGGCGCGCGGCGCGGCTGTTGGCCATGGCTTAGCCGCCCGGCGCGGGAGCGAAGATGGACTGCAGATGCGCTTCGCTTTCGCCCATGCTGATCTTGTCGTTGAGGCCCTGACGCAGATAGGTCACCAGTTGCGGTTGCAGGGCAATGGCCAGGTCGGTCTCGCGATCGCCACCGGCCACGTAGGCGCCGACGCTGATCAGGTCGCGGCTCTGCTGATACCGCGACCACAGCTGCTTGAAGTACTGCGCGCGGGCCATGTGTTCCGGCGTGACCACCGCCGGCATCACCCGGCTGATAGACGCTTCGATATCGATGGCCGGGTAGTGCCCCTCTTCGGCCAGGCGCCGCGACAGCACAATATGCCCGTCGAGCACGCCCCGCGCCGAGTCGGCAATCGGATCCTGCTGGTCATCGCCTTCGGACAACACCGTGTAGAACGCGGTGATCGAGCCTCCGCCGGCCTCGGCATTACCGGCACGCTCCACCAGCTTGGGCAGCTTGGCGAACACCGACGGCGGATAGCCCTTCGTCGCGGGCGGCTCACCGATGGCCAGGGCGATTTCACGCTGGGCCTGGGCGAAACGGGTGAGCGAGTCCATCAGCAACAGGACATTCTTGCCCTTGTCGCGAAAATATTCGGCGATGCGCGTGCAGTACATGGCGGCGCGCAGGCGCATCAGCGGGGCATCGTCCGCCGGGGAGGCCACCACCACCGAGCGCTTGAGGCCTTCTTCACCCAGGCTGTGCTCGATGAATTCCTTGACCTCACGGCCGCGCTCGCCGATCAGCCCGACCACAATGATGTCGGCCTCGGTAAAGCGCGTCATCATGCCCAGCAACACCGATTTACCCACACCGGTACCGGCGAACAGGCCCAGGCGCTGGCCGCGACCGACCGTCAATAAACCGTTGATGCTGCGAATGCCCACGTCCAGCGGCACGCTGATGGGGTTGCGGTTGAGCGGGTTGATGGTGGGGCCGTCCATCGGCACCCAGTCCTCGGCCTTCATGCCGCCCTTGCCATCCAGCGGACGACCGGCACCGTCGAGTACGCGCCCGAGCATGCTCATGCCCATCGGCAAGCGCCCGGTGTCGGCCAGGGGCACCACACGGGCACCCGGAGCGATACCGGCGAGGCTGCCCACCGGCATCAGGAAAATCTTGTTGCCGGAAAAACCCATGACTTCGGCTTCGACCTGCACCGGGTGGTAGCTGTCGTCGTTGATTACCATGCAGCGGCTGCCCATGGCAGCGCGCAAGCCCTCGGCCTCAAGCGTCAGGCCGACCATGCGCAACAGGCGCCCTTCGAGGATCGGCTGGCCGGGCAACTGCGTGGCCTCGGCATAGCTGTCCAGGCGCTTGGCGAAGCTGGTGCGATCAAGGCGCATCGGGGGCGTCCAGGTCAACGCTCAGGTCAGGCTCGGCCGGGTGCAGCGCCTGCTCATGCAACTGGTCGAGCAGCTTGGCCATGATCTGGCTGATGCGGGTCTCCACCGTGGCATCGATGCGGCTGTGCTCGGTC harbors:
- the fliO gene encoding flagellar biosynthetic protein FliO, with product MKYSMAGLWLALPLSALAAEPVAQAAAAPAVGSVGGQLTQLLLGLLLVIGLIFVLAWLMRRVQRIGPGNAQVIELVGSRALGPRDRLVLVQVGEEQILLGITPGRITPLHVLKTPVDAATTGAATPEFAQRLMELLGKDQKDKK
- the fliN gene encoding flagellar motor switch protein FliN; amino-acid sequence: MATEHENTSAEDQALADEWAAALEETGDVGQDDIDALLAADAASAPAGKRLQMEEFGGVPKNNDPVSLDGPNLDVILDIPVSISMEVGSTEINIRNLLQLNQGSVIELDRLAGEPLDVLVNGTLIAHGEVVVVNEKFGIRLTDVISPSERIKKLR
- the fliM gene encoding flagellar motor switch protein FliM → MAVQDLLSQDEIDALLHGVDDGLVQTEMAAEPGSVKSYDLTSQDRIVRGRMPTLEMINERFARYTRISMFNMLRRSADVAVGGVQVMKFGEYVHSLYVPTSLNLVKIKPLRGTALFILDAKLVFKLVDNFFGGDGRHAKIEGREFTPTELRVVRMVLEQAFIDLKEAWQAVMEVNFEYINSEVNPAMANIVGPSEAIVVSTFHIELDGGGGDLHVTMPYSMIEPVREMLDAGFQSDLDDQDERWVKALREDLLDVDVPLSATVARRQLRLRDILHMQPGDVIPVELPEELIMRANGVPSFKVKLGSHKGNLALQVIEPINRR
- the fliL gene encoding flagellar basal body-associated protein FliL, yielding MAKSDDAATPPAGKGKLKLILLIVLGLLLAIGASVGGTWYIMHSSASKPAPAADTATNVKQPAIFEPMLPAFVANYNQNGRQRYLQVSITLLARNQADLDALKVHMPVIRNNLVMLFSGQSFDSLATPVGQEMLRQKVTASVQEVAQKELGKVVVEQALFTNFVLQ
- a CDS encoding flagellar hook-length control protein FliK gives rise to the protein MPVAPNSLLQAAPAAKPQAPAATPAAAAADPRDKGPGFAQVFANQGAKPALKTDSASGKSAPAAADDTSAASTPALADSGNPLPVKPSDTDDAADDTPADPSLTQQPATDAPVDPALIATVTPVAVPLQTPAPAVAVEDDTPQPVAAAVAVINEAKPPAFDPAADPLDAMPAVRLAMEQGGHVSASSQAPQKAAPTTPQDQPTAAQNFAAGLATMVDQQATKDSTEQGGDKAFGALIDDGLKDLKDAGSDTRVDDFANRLAALTQAATPKTANALPQVVNAPLAMHQSGWTEEVVNRVMYLSSASLKSAEIQLQPAELGRLDIKVNMTPDQQAQVSFMSGHAVVREALESQSGRLREMFAQQGMGQVDVNVSDQSRGQEQQQQQGQARGVSASAGRGGDSGGQVEVAEAVAPVTQTVIGSSAVDYYA
- a CDS encoding Hpt domain-containing protein, whose protein sequence is MVDLHLDPDVLSGLKEVMEDEYPKLLDTFLHDSQERVTALRKARDDAKALGRIAHSFKGSSGNLGAVRLAQLCQRLELESVEPASNLGALVDQIDLEFALVKPMYESERQRFSA
- a CDS encoding ATP-binding SpoIIE family protein phosphatase, which gives rise to MRVLAPLSEPLTILIAEDSAADLLLLSTIVRRQGHHVLTATNGEQAVELFARERPQLVLMDAMMPVMDGFLAARWIKQLAGEQLVPIIFLTSLRESAALAECLDAGGDDFLPKPYNQLILAAKINAMDRLRRLQATVLQQRDQIARHNDYLLHEQRAAKAVFDKVAHSGCINAAPNIRYLQSPYALFNGDLLLAAYTPSGDMHVLLGDFTGHGLPAAIGAMPLAEVFYGMTAKGYGLTQTLREMNAKLKRILPVDMFCCATLLCLSTERRVVEVWNGGMPEGYVHEVATGKRTPLMSRHLPLGVLSAQAFDDSTEVWPMALGDRVFLLSDGVLDTADANDQLFGAERLQQVFAANREPDRLFEEIEQALAAFRGEARDDVSMVEITLLSGQPVRVAEPMYSDSGQSCPLNWSVSFEFRAQTLRRYNPLPYLLQLLLEVHGLREQSGALYTVMAELYANALEHGVLGLDSQLKRDADGFAQYYRLRNERLAHLNSGHIRVHVQVSPTAQGGKMTLRVEDSGPGFDVDEVLARPQDADRLSGRGLNLVRQLSGDVRWSDGGRCVCVEFCWKALA
- a CDS encoding STAS domain-containing protein, producing the protein MSIESEVSLDGKKLTISIKGRFDFGSHQAFRDAYERYYKVPELYVVDLKETTYMDSSALGMLLLLRDHAGGDESQVHVSNSSHDVRKILAISNFDKLFDIS
- the fliJ gene encoding flagellar export protein FliJ, whose protein sequence is MANSRAARLAPVVDMAEKAEKAAVQRLGYFQGQVRLAESKLGDLERFRLEYQQQWIERGSKGVSGQWLMGYQGFLNQLETAVGQQRQSLAWHQNNLDKARESWQAAFARVEGLRKLVQRYIDEARAIEDKREQKLLDELSQRLPRQEQF
- the fliI gene encoding flagellar protein export ATPase FliI, with product MRLDRTSFAKRLDSYAEATQLPGQPILEGRLLRMVGLTLEAEGLRAAMGSRCMVINDDSYHPVQVEAEVMGFSGNKIFLMPVGSLAGIAPGARVVPLADTGRLPMGMSMLGRVLDGAGRPLDGKGGMKAEDWVPMDGPTINPLNRNPISVPLDVGIRSINGLLTVGRGQRLGLFAGTGVGKSVLLGMMTRFTEADIIVVGLIGERGREVKEFIEHSLGEEGLKRSVVVASPADDAPLMRLRAAMYCTRIAEYFRDKGKNVLLLMDSLTRFAQAQREIALAIGEPPATKGYPPSVFAKLPKLVERAGNAEAGGGSITAFYTVLSEGDDQQDPIADSARGVLDGHIVLSRRLAEEGHYPAIDIEASISRVMPAVVTPEHMARAQYFKQLWSRYQQSRDLISVGAYVAGGDRETDLAIALQPQLVTYLRQGLNDKISMGESEAHLQSIFAPAPGG